AAAATGAATCGATTAGAGATTTTTTTAGGTCGATATAAGTAAACAATCTATTTGTCAAATGGTTGTAAAGCAACCATCTTTTAGTCTGCAGACATATCTACATCCCGTATTGCGTAACTGGACAGCAGCAATGTGGCGGGTCCCCTGATGGGATAATGTGTACTCAGTGCGAGCCTGGATATCATTCAGGAGGATATAACCAAGGCTGCCTAGGTTTGAATGACTTATACATTGTTTTCATAGAACAGTTAAAGTATCTCTTTAACACATGCTCGTATGAGGTGCACTACGTAAGCTTGTGTATTCATACACAACCTTGGACCGTATTTTCGTGTTCATGGTGAAATACATGTGAATTGTTTTATCACGAAAAAAACTTATTTCatagtatatattttaattaaaaaagcacAATTAAGAATGTCCGATCTAGTAATTGGTATTGGAAATTCTAAACGCATGACTCAAACGTCAACGCATGGTAATGACCATAAGTAAAGGCTAAGCTAAAtgaatcattttattttgttgcaGTTTGTGTCAGTTAAGTTTTGCGTGTATGAAAGGCAAACCAATAGATTGtacactgacatgaaaagtgTAGTCACCGGGAAGTTTGAACTAGGAGTAGCAGTAtaattcgtagtagtagtagtagaagaagtcgtagtagtggcaatataagtagtagtagtagtagtagtagatgtagtagtagtagtagtaaaattcgTAGTAaaagaagtcgtagtagtagcaatataagtagtagtagtagtagtagtagatgtagtagtagtagtagtaaaattcgtagtagtagaagtcgtaatAGAAgcattataagtagtagtagtagtagtagtagtagtagtagtagtagaagttgtagtagaaatagtagtagtagtagtagtagtagaagcagtagtagtagtagtagtagtagtagttgtagtagtagtagtagtagtagtagtagtagtagtagtagtagtagtagtagtagtaatagtagtagtagtagtagtagtagtagtagtagtagtagtagtaatagtagtagtagtagtagtagtagtagtagtagtagtagtagtagtagtagtagtagtagtagtagtagtagtagtattggtagtagtagtagtagtagtagtagtagttgtagtagtagtagtagtagtagtagtagtagtagtagtagtagtagtagtagtattggtagtagtagtagtagtagtagtagtagtagtagtagtagtagtagtagtagtagtagtagtagtagtagtagtagtagtagtagtagtagtagtagtagtagtagtagtagtagtagtagtagtagtagtagtagtagtagtagtagtagtagtagtagtagtagtagtagtagtagtagtattagtagtagtagtagtagtagtagtagtagtagtagtagtagtagtagtagtagtagtagtagtagtagtagtagtagtagtagtagtagtagtagtagtagtagtagtagtagtagtagtagtagtagtagtagtagtagtagtagtagtagtagtagtagtagtagtagtagtagtagtagtagtctgaCATATTGAGCGGGGTTTCATTTTGATTAAAAGTATAACACGCTTGTGCATTAACAATTTCTAGCTTTACCAAAATACGCTGTTCGGTTTAGCTAGGTAGTCTTAGATTAGCATTTATCACATGTCGAATACAATTATTCTGCGTACGGTTTATACAGGGTTtggttatataatttatttattataaataactaTTATGCAAATGATATCGGGGCCGACGTGGCTGTTCGGTTCGGACAGGTACAGCTCTTCATAATCTTCGATTCAGACGGGCTTTACTATATATGCAGGGCACGTTATTTAATCCAATGATTAATACGTATTTGAATGTTAAGAAACTGATGAATGCGCTGCGGGAACGTCAGGCTGTGCGCAACAATGTACTAACACCCAAGGGTCATACGTATGCAGTTGCTTGCCAGGATATTGGTTATGGACGGACAAACATGCCTGCATTGGTAAGATTCAAGTCaatgttatatatacatgtactacgtTTCTTCAGCCCgccaacataaaaaaaaataaaataaaataataacaataatgtgaAGGAAGGTTTGATATCTTGTGTTTCGTTTTATTTGTTATAATCTTCGATTCAGACGGGTTTTACTATATATGCAGGGCACGTTATTTAATCCAATGATTAATACGTATTTGACTGTTAAGATACTGATGAATGCTCTGCGGGAACGTCAGGCTGTGCGCAACAATGTACTAACACCCAAGGGTCATACGTATGCAGTTGCTTGCCAGGATATTGGTTATGGACGGACAAACATAACTGCAATTGTAAGATTTGAGTTAAGGTtatagataaatgtaaacaatgtctTTAGCCCGCCACTGCAAAAAAGAAAACACACTCAAAAATCAAAAcactcaaataataataataataataatgcgaaGGAAGGTTGGAATAcgtgtgtatcgttttatttttCAGTATTTACCAGTTATATCTCACTCAAATGATTAATGACATACATCTCCCCAATCTTTTTGAATTATATCTTTCTTTATAGATGATGAAATATACGTTTGAATTTGTTTATACGTCTGAAAGTAGAAATCAAAGTTGAAAATAAGAACATAAAGTTAAGAGTAGGCGCCACAAATACGGATCGGTTGGATAAGTGGATTAGCACCACACCAACTTTATTCGTAGGCCTTAGTACCTAACGTGAGACAATCATAGTTGaaagttatattttatgtttaagaaCTTATTCAACGATACaatagtgttttaattttttgcgTTTTTAATTTCAGTAAAGCCATAAACCTCTTACAGCActattgtttaaacattttttgtattgttttaccaTTTGAGTACGATGCTTATTGTAAAAGTAGATCTTCAGTTGGCACATCATGTTCAATGCAGGTGACAACTGCACGTTCGAATCTGATTTCACGTGTGCATGGACTGACGTCACGTCCGGTGATGATTTTGACTGGACACTAACTTATGGTGCACGGGGTTTGTAATATTGAAAAACACATAATGGACTTTCAGCACTTTTTAAACTGATTAATCTTTACAGTGATTGAACTCCATGTAATTATCAACTCACAGAATAACCATCAAAGGTTTACTCTATGATGTTAAACTCTTACAAGTAATTGCCAATTTTATTAATATTCGCAGCTGTATTAGACAGTTGTGTTAGACAGAATGACCCTATGTTGTACAACGTGTATGTTATCTAAGGTAAACTAATATTATAATATTGCAATACGCATTAATGTTTTACTTAGGTAAATATATGTACATCGGGACTAGCGGTTCTAGAAAAGTAGGCGAAACAGCTTGGCTGACAAGCCCTATGCTTCGTCCTACGGCCTTCACGGAAAGATGCCTTATGTTCGGGTACAACATGAACGGGCCATCCATTGGGTTATTGAGCGTGTACATGACTGCGCATGGTGAGAAACCCGGATCTTTACTGTGGAGAATGTCTGGTGACCAGGGGCAGGAATGGAAAGGTGCCTCAGTAAACCTGAGCTCTCTGGAGCAGTATCAGGTATTTGTTTATTCAGTGGTGaataaaatcatgtgatgtgATGTAATTTTGACTAAGTTGTTTAAGcaattttatgttttgtataaaaaaacgaGTGCTTAATTCCTGTCTGCCGATGTTTTATTTATTAGCCTAATATTTAATACTGAAAACaaatacagtggaacccctctaaaccggacaccctcgggaccga
This is a stretch of genomic DNA from Dreissena polymorpha isolate Duluth1 chromosome 7, UMN_Dpol_1.0, whole genome shotgun sequence. It encodes these proteins:
- the LOC127836839 gene encoding multiple epidermal growth factor-like domains protein 6 isoform X2, which gives rise to MIVLRLDSVIAFLVASFNIAAACTYGEYDKCPNWDPCSKSCAGGRQCRTCESCAWSIDKRFCQNCNEFCYNGHSFYNGRCQCPGWRSGECCEVCRHIYIPYCVTGQQQCGGSPDGIMCTQCEPGYHSGGYNQGCLETDECAAGTSGCAQQCTNTQGSYVCSCLPGYWLWTDKHACIDTDECSAGTSGCAQQCTNTQGSYVCSCLPGYWLWTDKHNCNCKYMYIGTSGSRKVGETAWLTSPMLRPTAFTERCLMFGYNMNGPSIGLLSVYMTAHGEKPGSLLWRMSGDQGQEWKGASVNLSSLEQYQVIIEAVVGNSYFGDIAIDDVTILPRACQQEKGLLIG
- the LOC127836839 gene encoding MAM and LDL-receptor class A domain-containing protein 2-like isoform X3; translation: MIVLRLDSVIAFLVASFNIAAACTYGEYDKCPNWDPCSKSCAGGRQCRTCESCAWSIDKRFCQNCNEFCYNGHSFYNGRCQCPGWRSGECCEVCRHIYIPYCVTGQQQCGGSPDGIMCTQCEPGYHSGGYNQGCLDTDECSAGTSGCAQQCTNTQGSYVCSCLPGYWLWTDKHNCNCDNCTFESDFTCAWTDVTSGDDFDWTLTYGARGKYMYIGTSGSRKVGETAWLTSPMLRPTAFTERCLMFGYNMNGPSIGLLSVYMTAHGEKPGSLLWRMSGDQGQEWKGASVNLSSLEQYQVIIEAVVGNSYFGDIAIDDVTILPRACQQEKGLLIG
- the LOC127836839 gene encoding fibulin-1-like isoform X1 — protein: MIVLRLDSVIAFLVASFNIAAACTYGEYDKCPNWDPCSKSCAGGRQCRTCESCAWSIDKRFCQNCNEFCYNGHSFYNGRCQCPGWRSGECCEVCRHIYIPYCVTGQQQCGGSPDGIMCTQCEPGYHSGGYNQGCLETDECAAGTSGCAQQCTNTQGSYVCSCLPGYWLWTDKHACIDTDECSAGTSGCAQQCTNTQGSYVCSCLPGYWLWTDKHNCNCDNCTFESDFTCAWTDVTSGDDFDWTLTYGARGKYMYIGTSGSRKVGETAWLTSPMLRPTAFTERCLMFGYNMNGPSIGLLSVYMTAHGEKPGSLLWRMSGDQGQEWKGASVNLSSLEQYQVIIEAVVGNSYFGDIAIDDVTILPRACQQEKGLLIG